The genome window GCGCTCGGCGACGCAATTCAGCAATACAGTCGGGAGGACAACCTGATCCTGGTTGATTGCCTGACAGTCTGGCTATCCAATTTGCTGTTCTCCGAAAACCGTGAATTCCCTGAGGTAGGAACGATAGCTGCGCCGGCTTATTTCACTGAGCAGCGTGCTGCTTTCTTGCAAGCCCTGACGCAAGCCGCCGGTGACATCATCCTGGTCTCGAATGAAGTCGGGCAGGGCATCGTGCCGCAAGGTGCGATTTCACGCTGGTTTGTTGATGAAGCCGGACGCCTGAATCAGTCAGTAGCGGCAACATGCGAGCGTGCAGTGCTGGTCGTGGCGGGTTTGCCGCTGACGCTGAAGGGCTGAGATGTTATTTGGTTTGTCTTGCGGCGCGATCGCGATCCTGATGTTGCTCGGCGTATTGCTGGATATGCGCCTGGGTGAAGCGACGCGCTGGCATCCGTTGGTCGGCTTCGGCAACCTGGCGATACGTATTGAAAAGAAGTTCAACACCGGCGGTTCGCGCATTGCACGCGGTGCATTGGCGTGGATACTGGTCGTCGCACCGTTTGTCGCAGTCGCCTGGCTGCTGACTTTCTGGGTCGCACAATTCGATGCCTTGTTCGCACTTGGTGTGCATGCCTTGCTATTGTATTTCAGCCTCGGTTTGCGCAGCCTGCGCGACCACACCTTACCGATAGCACATGCCTTGATGGATGGCGATTTGGCGCAGGCGCGTCTGCTCACTGCACGCATCGTCAGCCGCGATACCACGCAGGCGCAAGAAGCCGATCTGGCGAAAGCCGGAGTTGAGTCCTTGTTGGAAAACGGCAATGACGCAGTGTTCGGCACTTTGTTTTGGTTTGCCGTAGCCGGTGGTCCAGGTGTGGTTTTGTTCCGTCTTGCGAATACGCTCGATGCGATGTGGGGTTACCGCACTCAGCGTTTCAATGAATTCGGTCGGGTCGCGGCACGCATTGACGATGTCTTGAATTTCATTCCGGCACGCCTGACGGCACTGTCTTATGCCGTGCTCGGGAATACCAGGCAGGCCTGGCGATGCTGGCGCGCGCAAGCACCGGCCTGGTCGAGTCCGAATGCGGGGCCGGTGATGTCGGCTGGTGCCGGCGCGCTCGGCATATCGCTGGGTGGTGCGGCAATTTACGATGGTGAACTTGAACAGCGCCCACCGCTGGGCAGCGGGCCTTTGGCCGCTGGTAAAGATATTGCACGTGCCTGGCGCCTGGTACGTTTGACGACGGTTTTGTGGCTGCTGCTGATTTGTATCGCGGGAGTATTCTATGCTTGAGCATGGCGGCAACCTGCACGATGCCATACAGCGTTACGGACGGCCACGGGCAGAGTGGCTGGATTTGTCGACAGGCATCAACCCGCAAGCTTATCCGGTACCGCCGTTGACAGCCGATGCCTGGCATCGCTTGCCCGAGCCCAGTACGGCTTTGCTGGAAGCGGCGCAGGCTTATTATGGCGCGCCACAACTTTTGCCGGTGGCCGGAACCCAGGCGGCGATACAGGCATTGCCACGCTTGCGAGCGCACAGCCGCGTGGTGATTGCTGCGCCTTCGTATGCGGAACACAGTTATCAATGGCGGCAAGCGGGTCATGAAGTACATGAAGTGGCCTACGACCGGCTGGCCGCTGAAATCGATCATTGCGATGTGCTGTCCATCTGTAATCCGAATAATCCGACCGGTGAAAAAATCAGCCCGCAGTT of Janthinobacterium sp. Marseille contains these proteins:
- the cobU gene encoding bifunctional adenosylcobinamide kinase/adenosylcobinamide-phosphate guanylyltransferase → MMRTLVIGGARSGKSAHAEALATASGKPVVYIATAQAGDAEMQLRIAHHRARRDGQWQTVEETLALGDAIQQYSREDNLILVDCLTVWLSNLLFSENREFPEVGTIAAPAYFTEQRAAFLQALTQAAGDIILVSNEVGQGIVPQGAISRWFVDEAGRLNQSVAATCERAVLVVAGLPLTLKG
- the cbiB gene encoding adenosylcobinamide-phosphate synthase CbiB, whose amino-acid sequence is MLFGLSCGAIAILMLLGVLLDMRLGEATRWHPLVGFGNLAIRIEKKFNTGGSRIARGALAWILVVAPFVAVAWLLTFWVAQFDALFALGVHALLLYFSLGLRSLRDHTLPIAHALMDGDLAQARLLTARIVSRDTTQAQEADLAKAGVESLLENGNDAVFGTLFWFAVAGGPGVVLFRLANTLDAMWGYRTQRFNEFGRVAARIDDVLNFIPARLTALSYAVLGNTRQAWRCWRAQAPAWSSPNAGPVMSAGAGALGISLGGAAIYDGELEQRPPLGSGPLAAGKDIARAWRLVRLTTVLWLLLICIAGVFYA